The Manihot esculenta cultivar AM560-2 chromosome 1, M.esculenta_v8, whole genome shotgun sequence genome has a window encoding:
- the LOC110619751 gene encoding uncharacterized protein LOC110619751 — translation MESLPADLCLKIFCWLDHQNLAAAQQVCKKWKVLASDNVLWSNLFKERWGGDRATFYAPVDSKLWKHVYEVQDRCDRVGLGLKIIREGGDYYLVHQGEIQRYLGSRRKSKRAASCSLNTKGELRGDEFMKHEESCCGGILDKILFFIGDLEVASADAKRSRIQ, via the exons ATGGAGAGTTTACCGGCAGATCTCTGTCTCAAGATCTTCTGTTGGTTGGATCACCAGAATCTTGCAGCTGCCCAACAAG TTTGCAAAAAGTGGAAGGTGTTGGCCTCAGATAATGTTCTGTGGTCTAATCTCTTCAAGGAGAGATGGGGAGGAGATCGTGCTACTTTCTATGCCCCTGTTGACTCAAAATTATGGAAACATGTGTATGAGGTGCAAGATCGTTGTGATCGAGTTGGATT GGGACTGAAGATAATCAGAGAAGGTGGTGACTACTATCTTGTTCACCAAGGAGAAATCCAACGGTATTTGGGTTCAAGGAGAAAAAGTAAAAGGGCAGCCAGTTGTTCTCTAAACACCAAAGGAGAACTTAGAGGAGATGAATTCATGAAACATGAGGAATCCTGCTGTGGAGGTATATTGGACAAAATACTTTTCTTCATTGGAGACTTGGAAGTAGCATCTGCAGATGCGAAACGCAGTCGGATTCAATGA
- the LOC110625641 gene encoding molybdate-anion transporter, which produces MEVFYYLVFGALGAVVAALELSKTTKDRINTSPAFNSFKNNYLLVYSLMMAGDWLQGPYVYFLYSQYGFGKGEIGQLFIAGFGSSMLFGTIVGSLADKQGRKRACITYCITYILSCITKHSPQYKVLMIGRVLGGIATSLLFSAFESWLVAEHNKRGFDQQWLSLTFSKAIFLGNGLVAILSGLFGNLLVDSFSLGPVAPFDAAACFLAIGMAVILSSWTENYGDPSESKDLLSQFRGAAVAIASDEKIALLGAIQSLFEGSMYTFVFLWTPALSPNDEEIPHGFIFATFMLASMLGSSLASRLMAHSSPRVESYMQIVFIVSSISLMLPIATNFLVSPSKVKGGGISFSGSMQLLGFCTFEACVGIFWPSIMKMRSQYIPEEARSTIMNFFRIPLNIFVCIVLYNVNAFPITVMFGMCSIFLFMASILQRRLMMIADKPKTQDWTAMKDRDTEADPLNA; this is translated from the exons ATGGAGGTGTTTTACTATTTGGTTTTTGGAGCACTTGGTGCAGTGGTGGCAGCACTTGAGCTTAGCAAGACGACTAAGGACCGAATCAACACTTCCCCtgctttcaattccttcaagaACAATTACCTTCTCGTTTACTCTCTCATGATGG CTGGGGACTGGTTGCAGGGTCCATATGTATACTTCCTCTACAGCCAGTATGGTTTTGGGAAAGGAGAGATCGGACAGCTTTTTATTGCTGGTTTTGGTTCCTCCATGTTGTTTGGGACCATTGTTGGATCTTTAGCTGACAAACA GGGTCGAAAAAGGGCATGCATTACTTACTGCATAACCTATATATTGAGCTGTATTACCAAGCATTCCCCTCAATACAAAGTTTTGATGATAGGCCGTGTTTTGGGAGGCATTGCCACTTCTCTCCTATTTTCAGCATTTGAGTCATGGCTAGTGGCAGAGCACAATAAG AGAGGCTTTGATCAACAATGGCTGTCTTTAACTTTCTCAAAGGCAATATTTCTGGGCAATGGTCTTGTTGCTATTTTGTCTGGACTGTTTGGGAACCTTCTCGTAGATTCATTTTCTCTTGGGCCTGTGGCCCCCTTTGATGCTGCTGCATGCTTTCTTGCAATTGGAATGGCCGTTATTTTATCGTCATGGACAGAGAATTATGGAGACCCTTCAGAAAGCAAGGACTTGCTTAGCCAATTCAGGGGTGCTGCTGTTGCAATTGCTTCTG ATGAGAAAATTGCTTTGCTGGGTGCCATTCAGTCATTGTTTGAAGGTTCTATGTATACCTTTGTTTTCCTTTGGACACCTGCTTTGAGCCCAAATGATGAGGAAATTCCTCATGGTTTTATTTTTGCGACATTCATGTTGGCATCAATGTTGGGTAGCTCCCTTGCATCTCGGTTGATGGCTCATTCATCCCCCAGGGTAGAAAGCTACATGCAGATTGTCTTTATTGTCTCTTCTATCTCTCTTATGCTTCCCATTGCAACCAAT TTCTTAGTGTCACCTTCTAAAGTGAAAGGTGGAGGCATCTCATTTTCAGGTAGTATGCAGCTTCTTGGCTTCTGTACCTTTGAGGCTTGTGTTGGGATATTCTGGCCATCCATAATGAAGATGAGATCACAGTACATTCCGGAGGAGGCTAGAAGCACCATTATGAACTTCTTCCGCATTCCACTCAATATCTTTGTCTGCATCGTTTTGTACAAT GTCAATGCATTCCCTATCACTGTTATGTTCGGCATGTGCTCGATTTTCCTCTTTATGGCGTCTATCTTGCAAAGGCGGCTCATGATGATTGCAGATAAGCCAA AGACACAAGATTGGACAGCAATGAAGGATAGGGACACCGAGGCAGATCCTCTGAACGCTTGA